AATATCAAAACCAATAAGTGTGCTTTTTGGAACCCTCTTCAACAGTGCCTCTGCATGTCCGGCAGTGCCGAGGGTCCCGTCCACATATACTCCATGGTCTTTAAGATTCAATGCCTCCAAAACTTCCTCCAGCATAACAGGTACATGTAATGCCACCATTTATAACCCGAGACTTGCAAGGCGTTCTGCATATGTTTTCCTGTCTATCTTTGACGGGTCTGCAACCCCATCCCATTCCTTCCTGTCCCAGACCTCTATTCTGTCAATCTGTCCTGCCAGGACAACATCACCGTTCAATCCAGCATCTTCCCTCAGGGAAGAAGGGATAAGTGTCCTGCCCTGCTTATCTATCTCGCATTCAACTGCCGATGCAACAACCCTGCGCATGTAGAATTTGACTTCCTCTAAACTCTG
This genomic stretch from Nitrospirota bacterium harbors:
- the mraZ gene encoding division/cell wall cluster transcriptional repressor MraZ; protein product: MCQKVEDNLPEFSGKYYYTLDPKGRIIVPAPFREILSSNYSPRLIFVNDAFDRCLRAYPIDEWNSHMEKVKKLPQSLEEVKFYMRRVVASAVECEIDKQGRTLIPSSLREDAGLNGDVVLAGQIDRIEVWDRKEWDGVADPSKIDRKTYAERLASLGL